From the genome of Gemmatimonadaceae bacterium:
GGACGGGCAAGCGCGTCGTCGTTGACACCCTGCCGCCGGGCGGACACGGCGGCCACTGATCATTTCGTCACCTCCCACACGCGCGGCCACATGTCGTTCCTGCGACGGATTTCGTTCACGCAATGGATTGTCATCTCGATGGTGCTCGGCATCGTCATCGGCATCTTCTGGCCCGAGTTCGCGGTTTCGCTCAAGCCGCTGTCGACCATCTTCCTTCGGCTGATCAAGTCGCTCATCGTGCCGCTGCTGTTCAGCACGCTCGTGGTCGGGATCGCCGGGCATGGTGACGACCTCAAGGCGGTCGGTCGGCTCGCGTTCCGCTCGATCGTGTACTTCGAGATCGTGACCACGCTGGCGCTGGCCGTCGGGTTGCTCGCGGTGAACCTGATCAAGCCGGGGGAGGGCGTGGGGCTCGAGTCGGTGACCGCGGAAGCCGGCGAGCAGTTCGCGGGCCGCCAGCAGACATTCTCCGGCGTGATCGAACACACGTTCCCGCAGAGCTTCTTCGAGGCCGCGGCCGCCAACGAAGTGCTGCAGATCGTGGTGTTCGCGATCATCTTTGCCATTGCCCTGGCGCGCACGCCGGCCAAGCCGCGCAGCACCATGCTCGGCGTGCTCGACGCGCTGGCCGAGGTGATGTTCAAGTACACGAGCCTGGTGATGGCGCTGGCGCCGTTCGGCATCCTCGGCGCCATTGCGGTGACCGTCGGCCAGAGCGGCATCGGCGTGCTCAAGAGCCTGAGCCTGCTCGTCCTGTCACTCTACGGAGCGCTGGTCGTGTTCGTGCTCTTCGTATTGGTGCCGGTGGCGATGGTTGCCCGCATTCCCATCCTGGAGTTTGTGCGAGCGGTGAAGGAGCCGTGGCTGGTGGCGTTTACCACCGCGTCCTCCGAGGCCGCGCTTCCGCGCGCGATGCAGGTCATGGAGACGTTTGGCGTTCCCAAGCGCATCGTGGCCTTCGTGATGCCCACCGGCTATTCGTTCAACCTCGATGGGTCCACGCTGTACCTCGCGCTGGCATCGGTGTTCGTCGCGCAGGCGGCGGGCGTGGACATGCCCATCTCGCAGCAGCTCCTGATGATGCTGACGCTCATGCTGACGTCGAAGGGGGTGGCGGCGGTGCCGCGGGCCTCGCTCGTGATCCTGTCCGGCACGCTGGCGACGTTTGGGCTCCCGTTGCAGGGCGTGGCCGTGATCCTGGGCGTGGACGCGCTCATGGACATGGCACGCACCTCGGTGAACCTGCTCGGGAACTGCCTCGCGTCGGCCGTCATGGCACGCTGGGAAGGGTCGTTCCGCACCGAAGCGCCGAGCGAAGGAGCGACGACGGCGCCGTTGTCGGCACACTGAGCGATCTCGTTCGTGCGAAGCCATGGCGCGGTAGCGCCCGCAAGTCGAGTTGCACCCGTCGCCCCGTGTGGCCAATCTGAGGGCCGCGTTGGATCGCGCCACCGCGCCGCCTGGGTGATCGTCGCCACCGCGCACGACTCCGTTACGAGCTCAACCTGACGTTTCGCGCATTCGCCCATGGAGTCCGACTCGACCGAAGTCATCAAGGTGACGACGCCCGACCAGGTCGAGGTCGTGCGCGCGCTATGCCTGGAATACGGGGCGGCGCTTGTGGCGCATGCAGGGAGTGATGAGGTACTCCGGGCGCAGGGCTTTGCCGAGGAGGTCGCAGCCCTGCCGGGGGCATATGCGTCGCCGCGAGGGGTGCTGCTTCTCGCACTGGTGAATGGCGACGCCGCCGGCTGCGTGGCGATCCGGCCGTCGGGCGAAGGTGCCGTGGAACTCAAGCGACTGTTCGTGCGACCGGCGTTTCGCGGGCAGTCGCTGGGCCGGCGACTGGTCATCGAGGCCATCGAGGCCGCGTCGCGGCTCGGGGCGCGTCGCCTGCGGCTCGACACGCTGCCCTTCATGCGGAGTGCGGTGCGGCTCTATCGCTCGCTCGGCTTCGAGGAGATTCCGGCGTACGAGCCCAACCCGACCCCGGGTGCGCGCTTCTTCGAGTTGACGCTCGAGCCAGAGCAACCGCAAGCTACGCTCGAGCGCTACGCGCCAGGCGACGCCGCGCATTTCGAGCGATTGAATCGGGAGTGGCTGGAGGAGTACTTCCGGGTCGAGGACAAGGATCGTCGCTACTTTGCCGATCCGGAGGGCACGATCCTGAAGACCGGGGGAGCGATCTTCTTCGTGCGCGAGGGGGCACGTACCGTGGGCACGTGCGCATTGATCCGCGATCCGGATGGTCGATTCGAACTCGCCAAGATGGCCGTACAATACGATTGCCGCGGCAAGGGCTACGGACAGTGGCTCGTGACCGCTGCGCTGGCGTATGCGCGGGAACAGGGTGCCACGCAGGTCTACCTCCTCTCCGACGAAAAGCTGGCTGACGCGCTGCGGCTCTACGAACGGATGGGGTTCGTTCGCAAACCGATCCCCGGCGCCACGGGGTACGCCAGGGGCGATGTCTACATGGACTATGCAGCGTGGTGACCTGATGGACCCACTCACCGACGTGCAGGTACGCGTGCTCGGTGCGCTAATCGAAAAAGCGCTCGCCACGCCCGACTACTACCCGCTCTCCCTCAACGCACTCACCGTTGCGTGCAACCAGTCATCCAACCGTGATCCCGTCGTGCACTACGAGGAAAGCGAGGTGCTGGCCGCGATCGACGGACTGCGGCGGCGCTCACTCGTCCGCGCGATCCAGAGGGTCGACTCGCGCGTGATGAAGTACCAGCACCTGCTCGCCGAGGCGTGGAACCTCGAGGCGGGCGAGCTGGCGCTGCTGGGCGTGCTCGCGCTGCGTGGTGCGCAGACAGGAGCCGAGCTGCGCACGCGCACGGCGCGTCTCCACGCGTTTGCCGACGGGGAGGCCGTCGATCAGGCCCTGCACAACCTCGCGGAACGTGAAGGTTCGCCGCTCGTCAGGCGCCTCGATCGTCGTGCAGGGCAGAAGGAGGCGCGCTACACACACCTCCTCGCCGGAGAGCCGCTGCTCCCGCACGCGGTGCAACCGCCAGCCGTGGCCATTCCCGCAATGCACGTCACCGATGCCATCTCGCAGCGCCGTTCGATCCGAAAGTTTGCCGAGCGGCCCCTCACGCGATCGGAACTCGAGCCGCTCCTCGAGGCGGCTGTCCTCGCGCCCAACCACAAGCTGACGCAGCCGTGGCGCTACTACGTCCTCGGGCCGGTGGCCCGTCGGCGCTATGGTCTCGCGCTCGGCGACCGCAAGGCCCGCAAGCTGCCGGACGCGGACGCTGCCGCGGCCGTAAGGGAAAAGACCGCGGCGGAGTACGAAGCGTTTCCCGCGCTCATCGCCGTCGCGATGGTGCAGAGCGACAGTCCGGAGCAGCGGGAGGAGGACTACGCCGCCGTGATGCAGGCGGTCGCCCTCATGATGCTCGTGGCGGTCGAACGCGGACTGGGCACGCACGTGCGCTCGGGAGCGGTGATGGAAGACCCCGCCGCGCGTGCGGCCGTCGGCGTCCGGGACGGAGAGCGCATCGTCGCGATACTCAGCGTGGGAGTCCCGGCCGAAACACCGGGGCCAAGAACGCGTCCGGCAGCGAGCGAGTTCACGACCTGGGTGGGGCTATAGCGCCTCCGGCGCGAGCCGCACGGTGGATACCCACGTCGCGGTATTGCGGCGCAGGCCCGAGGACGACCCGACGGACCCGTGGCACGTCGTGGCGGTTCCGTCGACCAGCGATCCCGCTCAGACGCTCAGTCTGACGAGGTCGACGCCCGCCTCCCTGAGCATCCGCGTGGCCGTCTCGTTGAGTGGATACGACTCATTGTAGACAACCTTCCTGATGCCGGCGTTGATGATCATCTTGCTGCAGAGCAGGCACGGGGAGTACGTCGTGTAGAGCGTGGCATCGCGGATGGCGATGCCGTGGTACGACGCCTGGACGATCGCGTTCTCCTCCCCGTGCGAGCAGAGGCACTCCTCCAGGTTCTTGCCGCTCTCGCTGAAGCCGTTGCACCGTGGGCAGCCGCCTTCGTTGCAGTTCTTCACCCCGCGGGGCGTGCCGTTGTAGCCCGTGCTGATGATCCGCCGGTCGGCCACGATCACGGCCGCGACCTGGCGCTTCATGCAGTTGCTGCGCGCGGCGACCTGACGGGCGATGTCCATGAAGTAGCGGTCCCACGTCGGGCGGGCGGACGACACCTCCACGTCGCGCAGCGCGCTCGCGACGCGCTCGGCGAACTCGTCCAGCGTCCCGTGATTCTCGATGACCCGATTGGCCAGCCGCTCCGTCTCGAGCAACTGCTGTGCGGCCACGTTGCTGCTCGCGAACTCGCGCTCCTCCTGGCGGATGAACTCCTGCAGCGTTCGGCCGTCGCCTTCGCGATTTCGCGCCTGCGCCCGGGCGAATCGTGATTCGAGGGCCGCAAAGACGTGGAAGAGCGTAAACGAGCCCGCCTTCCGAAGGGCGGCGACTTCAGCCGGGTGGCGGATGCTGTCGACGACATAGTTCCGATCCGGCTGCATGCGCGCCACCGTCAGATCACCGAGCGCGCCGGGGCCGTGGCGCTCGCGCAACTCGTTGCCGAGCGCGATCAGGTTCTCGCGCTCCGCCGAGAGTCCGCGCCGCTTCGCCTCCTCGCGAATCGCATCGGACAGCGAGAGATAGGTGAATCCCCTGGCGCCGAGCATTTCCCCGGCGGTGGTCTTGCCAGCGGCATTTCGGCCGGTCAGTCCAATGATGAGCATCGAATATGGAGTCGCGCGGGAAAGAGCCGCGCGAAAGATCGACTCGTCGCTGCGCGCCGGGAAGGCGTGTGATCGCGCTTGAAGCGCGCCGCGTTGGTGTGATTTCGCGCCAACATTCCGAGCGCCTCCCCTGCGCAATCTCCTCGTTCAGCCAGTCGCAGTGCTCGCAGGATCCGTTGCCTGGCGGTGGTCCGGCTGGTGGTCCAGGCGTTCGCGACAATCCAGGGCATCCGAGACTATCCCGCGAGCTGCTCGCCTTGCGGCCCTGGGCGTTCCTGAGACTCTGTCGCCGTCGCCGCCCCCCGGAGTCGCTCGGTACAGCGGCCACCTCATGGCTGATGCGCAAATCGGTTCTATGCGTGTCGCCTGTTGCGGCTGTCTCCGCGCACTTCCGGGTATCCGGGCGCTCCCTGGAGCCGCAGTGAGGTGGTCAGGGCTCCCCACACCAAGCAGGTCTGCACGAACCCTCTCAGCATGGCCGCCATCCCGCTGTGGTCGGGCGTCGGCACGGCTCAGCTTGTCGAGGTGTCGGACCACGAATGCCCGTTCTGTCGACGGGTGAAGGCCGTCGTCGATTCCGCCGTGACTTCGGGACTTCCGGGTTCCCAACCTTCACTATCCCGTGCCTGCCCATCCGCAGGCCAAGCTCGGTGCCTTGGCCGCCACGTGTGCCAGGCAGGCGGGCGAGTTCCTTCCACTGCACAACTACCTGATGCGCGATTCGACGTGGCAGGCGGGATCTGCCTGGGAGAAGCATGCGTGCTGAGCCGGGATCCGCGATCCGTCCAACCTCGTCACGTGCATGCACTCCGTCAATGCAGCGGAGATGCTGGTGCGCGAGCTGGCTTGGGGTGACACTATTGGCGTAAACGGAACCCCGACCATCGTAAGCCGCACTGGGGTCCATCGGGGCGTCGCGACATACGAACAGCTGCGTCGACTTGCGGGAACGGAACGGTGAGATACAGCACTCGTGCAGCCTTCTTTCTGGCGCTGTTCGGCGCATATCCTGGCGCAGTTCATGGACAGCGCCCCCCGCCCTCGGTACAGCGGTGGCACTTGACCGAAGCCACTCCCCTCCGGGATGGGGATCTCCCGGACGGCGGCTTCGGGAGAGTGGTCGGCGCTTGCCGCCTTCCGTCAGGTGAGGTGGTAGTCGCTGATGCCGCAGTGCAGTCGCTGTTCGTCTTTCACCCTGGTGGAGCACTGCGCGGTATCATTGGGCGGAAAGGAATGGGCCCGGGCGAACTCTCCGCGCTCTGGTTGCTGAGCGCCTCGGCAGATACCATCGTTGCGCTCGAGCGATCACCTGGACCGAATCAGGTAAGCAAGTTTCGAGCGGACACATTCCTTGAACGCTCGCTGCTGCGTTCGCTTGACTCCTCGCGTGCGCTGCTGCTCCCGCTTGCGTACTCGCCACGTGCTGGATTTCTCGTGACAAGGGGCGGGGGGATGCGCGCGATGGCTCCTCACTCCCAGGCGGTATGGCGCGACAGTGTAGAGATCGGGGTGGCCTCGCCTGACCTTGTCTCTCTTTCATGGATTGGCAGGTTCCCGCAAGGCACCTTTGCCCGGTATCCGCTCAGGGCGGGGCCTGCGGGCTTTGCGTTCACGCTCGTTCACCCCGGCCCGGCGTTCGTCGCTGGCGGGACTGGCACCCGGCTGTGGTATGGCGACACAGAGCCTGGCTGGATCAGGGGCGTGGATCGGTCAGGAAGAATCGTGGCACGAGCCGTGTGGCCGCTCGCACGTCATCGCCTCTCCAGGGAACGTCTCCGTCAGGCCGCGGCACGAGCGCTCCACGACGTTCGCACGTCAGATGATTCGGCTCGGGTGCGAGCGCGCTTCGGAGAGGCGCTCCCCCTCTCCTATGCGCCCCACTTCGTGCGCTTTGTACCAACTACCGGCAGCTCGCTGTGGGTTGAGGCATTCGCTGAAGACCCTCAGGACGACAAGACCTACATGGTGTTGACGGAAACGGGGCAGTGGATCGCCCAACTGACCCTCGACGGTGGCCGGAGTCTCCTTGCGGTCGACGACGGACACGCGATCGTTGCGCGCACGGATGTCGACGGGGTGATGCGGCTGAGTCTGAACGCCATTCGCAGGAGGTAACGTTGGCCATGCGATCAGCGAGTGCCACGCTTGTTGTCGCGTCATTGGTGCTGGTGACGGACAGCCTCGGATCGCAGGTTGTCACGAGGATCGCCGATTCAGACATGCGCGCAGCCCTCATGGCGAGCGACGAGTCCGACTCTCGAGGCGGGCTGTTCCGGGCCGCACGCGACAACAATGCGCAGTTCGTTCTCAATCGTCGGACCACCGCGAGCGCGCTCGAGCTCCATTGCTTCTGGGATGACATCCTCGTGATACGCAGCGGCCTTGGCGTGCTGCGGCACGGTCGAAAGGTCAAGGGTCTCGTCCGATACGGTGCGGGTGAATGGCGCGCCTCGTCTCTCGTGGGCGCAAGCGAAATCACGCTGGCGTCACACGACGTGCTGCGTGTTCCGGCCGGGGAAGCCCACTCCATTTCGCCACTCGGTGCGGCTCCGCTGGTATACCTTGTTGTCAAGGTCCGGGCGTTCGAGGAGCGCGCATGCGGCAGCCTGCCCAAGCGGGGCGCCTAGCGTTCCTCGCGGCTGCGTACGCTCACCGGCTCGAAGCCTTGATCCTCGCCCGCTCCTGCCACACCGCGACGACGCCCGGGATCACCGACAGCACGATGATGGCAAGGATCACCACCGAGAAGTTCTCCTTCACGAACGGCAAGTTGCCGAAGAAGTACCCGGCCATCAGCATCGATCCTACCCACACGATGCCCCCGATCACGTTGTACGAGGCAAAGCGGCCGTAGGCCATCGACCCCGCGCCGGCGACGAACGGGGCAAACGTGCGCACGATGGGCACGAACCGCGCGAGGAAGATCGTCTTGCCGCCATGGCGCTCGAAGAACCCGTGCGTCAGATCGATGTGCGCCTTCTTCACCAGCGGTAGCCTGCCCGCCGCCGCCCGCTCGCCAAAGATCGTCCCGAACCAGTAGTTGCACGCATCCCCGAGGATCGCACACACGATCAGCAGCGGCAGCAGGATCACGATCTTGAGCGACCCGGT
Proteins encoded in this window:
- a CDS encoding dicarboxylate/amino acid:cation symporter, giving the protein MSFLRRISFTQWIVISMVLGIVIGIFWPEFAVSLKPLSTIFLRLIKSLIVPLLFSTLVVGIAGHGDDLKAVGRLAFRSIVYFEIVTTLALAVGLLAVNLIKPGEGVGLESVTAEAGEQFAGRQQTFSGVIEHTFPQSFFEAAAANEVLQIVVFAIIFAIALARTPAKPRSTMLGVLDALAEVMFKYTSLVMALAPFGILGAIAVTVGQSGIGVLKSLSLLVLSLYGALVVFVLFVLVPVAMVARIPILEFVRAVKEPWLVAFTTASSEAALPRAMQVMETFGVPKRIVAFVMPTGYSFNLDGSTLYLALASVFVAQAAGVDMPISQQLLMMLTLMLTSKGVAAVPRASLVILSGTLATFGLPLQGVAVILGVDALMDMARTSVNLLGNCLASAVMARWEGSFRTEAPSEGATTAPLSAH
- a CDS encoding GNAT family N-acetyltransferase, which gives rise to MESDSTEVIKVTTPDQVEVVRALCLEYGAALVAHAGSDEVLRAQGFAEEVAALPGAYASPRGVLLLALVNGDAAGCVAIRPSGEGAVELKRLFVRPAFRGQSLGRRLVIEAIEAASRLGARRLRLDTLPFMRSAVRLYRSLGFEEIPAYEPNPTPGARFFELTLEPEQPQATLERYAPGDAAHFERLNREWLEEYFRVEDKDRRYFADPEGTILKTGGAIFFVREGARTVGTCALIRDPDGRFELAKMAVQYDCRGKGYGQWLVTAALAYAREQGATQVYLLSDEKLADALRLYERMGFVRKPIPGATGYARGDVYMDYAAW
- a CDS encoding DUF480 domain-containing protein, whose translation is MSTWTMQRGDLMDPLTDVQVRVLGALIEKALATPDYYPLSLNALTVACNQSSNRDPVVHYEESEVLAAIDGLRRRSLVRAIQRVDSRVMKYQHLLAEAWNLEAGELALLGVLALRGAQTGAELRTRTARLHAFADGEAVDQALHNLAEREGSPLVRRLDRRAGQKEARYTHLLAGEPLLPHAVQPPAVAIPAMHVTDAISQRRSIRKFAERPLTRSELEPLLEAAVLAPNHKLTQPWRYYVLGPVARRRYGLALGDRKARKLPDADAAAAVREKTAAEYEAFPALIAVAMVQSDSPEQREEDYAAVMQAVALMMLVAVERGLGTHVRSGAVMEDPAARAAVGVRDGERIVAILSVGVPAETPGPRTRPAASEFTTWVGL
- a CDS encoding AAA family ATPase; translated protein: MLIIGLTGRNAAGKTTAGEMLGARGFTYLSLSDAIREEAKRRGLSAERENLIALGNELRERHGPGALGDLTVARMQPDRNYVVDSIRHPAEVAALRKAGSFTLFHVFAALESRFARAQARNREGDGRTLQEFIRQEEREFASSNVAAQQLLETERLANRVIENHGTLDEFAERVASALRDVEVSSARPTWDRYFMDIARQVAARSNCMKRQVAAVIVADRRIISTGYNGTPRGVKNCNEGGCPRCNGFSESGKNLEECLCSHGEENAIVQASYHGIAIRDATLYTTYSPCLLCSKMIINAGIRKVVYNESYPLNETATRMLREAGVDLVRLSV
- a CDS encoding cupin domain-containing protein; translation: MRAALMASDESDSRGGLFRAARDNNAQFVLNRRTTASALELHCFWDDILVIRSGLGVLRHGRKVKGLVRYGAGEWRASSLVGASEITLASHDVLRVPAGEAHSISPLGAAPLVYLVVKVRAFEERACGSLPKRGA
- a CDS encoding DedA family protein, translating into MELIRTALEYVLHLDAHLVTLVEWAGPWTYVLLALIIFAETGLVVTPILPGDSLLFAVGALAAATGSLKIVILLPLLIVCAILGDACNYWFGTIFGERAAAGRLPLVKKAHIDLTHGFFERHGGKTIFLARFVPIVRTFAPFVAGAGSMAYGRFASYNVIGGIVWVGSMLMAGYFFGNLPFVKENFSVVILAIIVLSVIPGVVAVWQERARIKASSR